A segment of the Pseudoalteromonas sp. UG3-2 genome:
TTTTTAAAAAGGTTTCAATTATGTCTAATACAGTTACTGGCGTAGTAAAATGGTTTAACGAAGAAAAAGGTTTTGGTTTCATCACTCAGGAAAATGGCGGCAAAGACGTATTCGTACACTTCCGTTCAATCGTTTCTGATGGTTTCAAAACGCTTACAGAAGGTCAAACTGTATCGTTTACCGTTGAAGAAGGTCAAAAAGGCCCTCAAGCGAGCAACGTAGTAGTTAGCTAATAACTAATACGCAAGAGCTAGAGTCTTCTCTAGCTCTTACAAATCCTGTTAAATACGCTTTTCTAAAACTCTACTTTACTGTGTTCACCCATTTCCTCGGGGCTCACATTTTTACCCATCGCTAATTTCACTAACCCTTTTACCTCAGGGTCAACGTGCCATAATTCGATGTCTTCTAGTTCAAAGCGCAACATAATGAGCTCTGGATCGTCTTTGCCTTTTTCATACCAGCTTTCAACTTGCCGCGACCAATGTTGATCAATTAATTCTTGCCGCGTTTCTTCAACCAGTTGTCCGTGGAGACTTGCAAACACCTTATGATCCTTACTAGAAAATTGTGCTGAGGCCTTACCACACTTAGCAATACGGTTACTTTTAGTGGTGAAAAACCAGAACTCGCCATTGGCTCCTTTATCAAGATGTGCTCGCATTGGCTCATGATGGTGATTATCTCCATGAAGACCAATCATCACGTTAGGACTATCACTCAGTGCCAACCAAAAATTTTTCTTAATGTCTGCCATGTTTCCTCCTATGCACTTATTGCTTGGATTAATCTGTTGTTGAAGGCTTCTAAGTCTGCGGGCGTGCGACTGGTGATCACGTTATCGTCTTGTACCACCTGCTCATCAACCCACTGAGCCCCTGCGTTTTTTAAGTCCGTTTGAATACTGGCAAAGGAAGTCAGACGTTTACCTTCAACAATGTTGGCTTCGGCTAATAACCAAGGGCCATGACATATGGCAGCGATTGGACGCTTATCGCCATACTCAGAAAAGGCGCGAACAAACTCAATCGCGGCTTTATGTTGGCGCAGAGTATCTGGATTGATTAAGCCACCGGGTAACACAAGTGCTTGATATTGACTGGCGTATGCATTGTCTAGGGTCAGATCAACGCTCACCTGCTCGCCCCAGTCGTTTTTATCCCAGCCGATGATTTTACCGGCTTGCAATGAAATTACGTCAACGTTAAATCCGGCCTGCTCTAGTGCGCGTTTTGGTTCTAACAGTTCACTTTGTTCAAAACCATCAGTGGCCAAAATAGCCACCGACTTTTGATTGCTGTGTGACATAAATAGCACTCCTCTCATCAATTTCGCTGTAAGAGTTAAAGCACTATTGATGCCACCAGTAACCCATTGTTTTTATTGTGTTTAATTTTTAATCCGTGTTTACAATGTAAAGATTACATGAAGACCTGTGTAACTTTGCCAATATCACTTTTACTTAGCGCCTAGCTGCAAGTCATGCAGCTAGGCGCACAAGGCTTAAAGTGGC
Coding sequences within it:
- the cspE gene encoding transcription antiterminator/RNA stability regulator CspE, which produces MSNTVTGVVKWFNEEKGFGFITQENGGKDVFVHFRSIVSDGFKTLTEGQTVSFTVEEGQKGPQASNVVVS
- a CDS encoding type 1 glutamine amidotransferase domain-containing protein produces the protein MSHSNQKSVAILATDGFEQSELLEPKRALEQAGFNVDVISLQAGKIIGWDKNDWGEQVSVDLTLDNAYASQYQALVLPGGLINPDTLRQHKAAIEFVRAFSEYGDKRPIAAICHGPWLLAEANIVEGKRLTSFASIQTDLKNAGAQWVDEQVVQDDNVITSRTPADLEAFNNRLIQAISA
- a CDS encoding pyridoxamine 5'-phosphate oxidase family protein — protein: MADIKKNFWLALSDSPNVMIGLHGDNHHHEPMRAHLDKGANGEFWFFTTKSNRIAKCGKASAQFSSKDHKVFASLHGQLVEETRQELIDQHWSRQVESWYEKGKDDPELIMLRFELEDIELWHVDPEVKGLVKLAMGKNVSPEEMGEHSKVEF